The following nucleotide sequence is from Deltaproteobacteria bacterium.
TGGAGCACCGCCCCGGTGGTCTGCGCCCCTCCCGACCCGCCGACAATCAGCTCCGGCCGGTCGTCCCGCAACAGGATCACGGGGGTCATGCCGTTCGCCGGCCGCGTGCGCGGCCTGAGCGCGTTGAGAGCGTTCGCGCCGGACTCGCCGGAGCCGCCGGGCAGCGAGAAGTCGCGCATCCGGTTGTTGAGGATGATCCCGGTCTCGCGCACCAGCACCTTGGCGCCGAAGGCGCTGCCGAGGGTCAGGCTCATGGAGACGGCATTGCCCTCTCCGTCGAGCACGCCGACGTGGTTGGTGGCGGCGTGCGCCCGCGGCCGTGGCGCGGCGCCCGCCGGGGCCGCGGGCGCGGCCCGTTCCATGGAGATCTTCCGGCGCACCGCGGAAGCGCGTTCAGCCGAGGTGAAGCGCCGGACCGGGAATTCACCGGCATCCGGATCTCCCAGGGTCGTCAGCATCTCGTCCATCCCGGCCTTGGTCGTTTCCGCGATCAGGTGCAGGTAGGCTCCCGAGTTGTGGCGGAACCGGTCCGGCCCATAGCCCTCCAGGACGTGGAGCAACCCCACGAGCGCCACTCCCCCGAGGCTGGGCGGCGGCACGGTCAGGACCGTCCGGCCGCGGTAGCCGCCGATGACGGGCGGGCGCCAGGCGGGCCGGTAACTTTGGAGATCGTCCAGGTTCACGGCGCCGCCGTCGCGCTGGATGCGCGCGGCCGCCGCCTGTCCGGCCGCGCCCTCGTAGAACGCCGCGGCCCCGTCCCGGGCGATGGCCTTCAGGGTCTCCGCCAACTCCGGCTGCCGGATCGTGGCGCCGACCTCGTAGGGCGCCCCGGAAGCCTTGAGGAAGATGCGCGAGAAGTTGGGACGTTGCCGCAGCGCCGCCAGGTTCGCGTCGATGGCCCCGCGGAAACGCGGCGTCACCGGCACTCCCTCGACGGCATGGCGGATGGCCGGGGCCAGCACCGTCTCCAACGGCAGGCTGCCGAAGCGATTCAGGGCTTCCACCAGGCCCGCCACGGTACCCGGCACCGCTACCGCGGGCGCGCCGGTGTCGGGCGGGCGTCGTGCACCGCCCTCGCGGTACAGCTCCGGGGTGGCCGCGGCGGCCGAGACTTCCGTGAAGTCCAGCGCGTGCACCCGCTTCTCCCCCGCCCGGTAGAACAGCATGACCCCGCCCCCGCCGAGGGGCGAGGAGGGGGGATCGAGCACGGCCAGGGCAAACGCGGTGGCGACTCCGGCGTCCACCGCGTTGCCCCCCTGCTCCAGGATGTTCATGCCCGCCCGGACGGCGGCCGGATGATACGCCACCACCACCCCGTCAAGACGGGACTGGGCCAGCGACGTCGAAGACCCCGGGAAGCAACAGACGAGGAGGAACGCGAGAGTGAACACCGCGGAAGCGGAACG
It contains:
- the ggt gene encoding gamma-glutamyltransferase, producing MMSGILTLALRNRSASAVFTLAFLLVCCFPGSSTSLAQSRLDGVVVAYHPAAVRAGMNILEQGGNAVDAGVATAFALAVLDPPSSPLGGGGVMLFYRAGEKRVHALDFTEVSAAAATPELYREGGARRPPDTGAPAVAVPGTVAGLVEALNRFGSLPLETVLAPAIRHAVEGVPVTPRFRGAIDANLAALRQRPNFSRIFLKASGAPYEVGATIRQPELAETLKAIARDGAAAFYEGAAGQAAAARIQRDGGAVNLDDLQSYRPAWRPPVIGGYRGRTVLTVPPPSLGGVALVGLLHVLEGYGPDRFRHNSGAYLHLIAETTKAGMDEMLTTLGDPDAGEFPVRRFTSAERASAVRRKISMERAAPAAPAGAAPRPRAHAATNHVGVLDGEGNAVSMSLTLGSAFGAKVLVRETGIILNNRMRDFSLPGGSGESGANALNALRPRTRPANGMTPVILLRDDRPELIVGGSGGAQTTGAVLQTILNVVDFRMPLAEAVAAPRVHAVPDAQCTLEAEVGVSDEAVALLAGRGHAVRRGRLQGAVQAIGVAGRGITAASDPRKGNTVR